GAAGGTCCATAGGCCGCCCTCGCCCTTGGTCATGGCCACCCAGTCGTCGGCGTCCTGCTGCATGATCTCCAGCTCCGAGATGGTGTCGCCTGGCATGTCGTAACTCACCAGCACCGCCAGCTTCTTCTTGCCCGGCCCCGTGTCCGACCCCTTCTCCACCGTGAAGGTCACCGGTGCCGCGCACCACGCGCCCGCGACCAGCATCGCCAGCAAAGCCACCGCCAGCAACCTTCTCGAGGATGCCATCTCGAAGATAGATTATCGGTTGGAGCTGAACTACGCACGTGTGAGCTGTGAGCCGTGTGTGTGGATGATGATCTTCGTTTGTGGAATTTATATATGGGCGCTCGCGGTGGCCATGCTTGTCCGTTGGCGCGTATGTGGCTCGCCTTGGTCACCGGAGCTGCTCGTGCTCATGTGTGGCCTGGCCGCTTGTTTTGGCATGCATGATTGGATATCATGGGCATCGTGCCATATATAGCTAGGCGCGTACAGGCGTACGTACACACACCTACATGATACTACGCGCTGCAATTTTAGACCAGCTAAAACGATTCCAGTCTTCGTCACCTGGAGAAGAAGCGCATGTGAGCCCGTTCGTCGTCACATACATGAACCAATGTTTTCTTTGAAACTCCAACACCACATATGATCGAAAGAATTGGCAGTGCATTGCCACCAGGAGGGCCATTGTGCTCCAACAAGAAGCTCAGCAGCTTTACCTTTTCAGCGTGTCGCATCAAGTTGTTGGTGTAGAGGTAAACATGATATGGCCTATGAGACATATGCTCGCATCCACCATCAAATTCTGTCATGTTAGAAACGGCAATTTCTAAGCTTCCCAAGGCATCATCTTGCTTTAGGCGCATGGCCTTGTCATCCTTCTTGGTTTTTGTTCGAGAACGCTTGAAAGGAATGGCTAAATACAAGCTATTGCTAGATGAGTCCACACGATGCTAACCATGTCAAACCATGCACTGTTTGGGAGGGTTTGATACCTCACGGTGTGAATATTAATATGAGAATCACAACTATTCCACACTTTAGTTGTAATCTTCCGGAGGACATTATGGCCCATAATCTTGAAAACAAGCTGCTGGCCAGCTGCGACGAGGAATTGGCCTATGGACTTCTTTTTTCAGACCAGTTGTTCCCAAAAGATAATTCTCAACAGAAACAAAAAAAGTTGTTCCAAAAGATTTGCCAGCTAATCAGAGTAAAATTATTTCATCTCCGAGCAACACAACACGACATCTAACCACCATCAACGATTTGCTCTGACCAAATTTACCAAACTGTTCCAAAGCAGGAAAGCCCTGCACAAGATCTCTACAAGGCTGCACTACATAGACACTACACAATAGAGCCATAAAATTGTACCTCATCACAGTCGTGCCAGAATTGCAGCCACAGGGAAAGCAAAACGGGGAAACCAGACAAGGACCACCATGCCGAGAGAGCTGCCCCCAGCGACGGAACTAGTCATCATCCATGCCGAGGAACCATCTTGGTAAGCTTCACCCGCATCTCGTAAGCGTCATCACGGACCGATGTGACGTCCGTCTTCACGGAAACCTACACCATGATGCTGATTAAGCTAGCTGGAGAGGTGGATGTCGAAAATAAACTATGAAACTGGTGCGATTAAAATTTGCATCACCAGCCGCGCCAGAGCAAAACGCAGCTGTCCGCGTGCACCCTCAACTGCGGTCTGGAACGTTCCCGCGCCGCAGCCGCTCCTCCACCTGCCTTCTACCGCCAGCCATTTCACCTTGGTCGTCTGCCACCGCCGTCTATCCGTCCACCCCTGACCCTGTTGTGACTGGCCGCCGTCCATCCCCACTGCCAGCCGCACACCCGGAGGCCTTGCCGACGGGCCGATTTGAATCCGCAGTCGCGCGGTGCTTTTCGGTCCATTCAGGCTATGATGGCTCCCGTAACTCGTAGTCGTTGCCCGTTGTAAGAGTACTGGCTGCCAGAGTAACACCGGGCTCCACGCGTCCACCACGGCCGAGCCGAGCCGCCGTTCGATCGGCGTTGCCGCAGTTGCATTGACACAATTAGGCTCAGCCAGCAGCCGACAACCGCCAAGAAGGCGTAGGAGACCCAACCGTGCAATCCCACCAACATGCAACCGGCCGGATTGTTCCTCGTCGCACACAAGGTGTTTGATAAAATTTCCCCAAGGTAATTTTTTGTTTAACTTGTCGGCTTTTTATTTTGCGCATAGATGTAGTTTGATGCGGATTTTCGTATTATAGATGAGCTCATGTGACTTCTCTGTTTGGGACAATTCCTCATAGGATGAGGAATTCGACTTGACCAAGGATGATGACACTGCTTTGCTCATAGCGATGCACAAGAGGAAGAGGCCGAAGCATGGCGGTTCCGTGTTTGGCCATGACTACATACAGAGAGAATGAGTAGTCGCATGAAAGATGGATGCACAACTACTTTGGTAGTCCACTAGTTTTTACGGAGAGGTACTTTTGTAGCCGTTTTAGAATGTCCAAGGATTTGTTTATTCATATTTGCAATTTTGTGAAGCAACATGACCAAACCTTTGAGCAGAGGAGGAATTGCGCGGGTTTGCTCAGACATAGGACTGAGCAGAAGGGCACTTTGCATTGCGCATGATGGCCAATGGTGTTCCAATAGATTACATGGATGACAATTTAGTAATGGCAGAGAGCACTTCTATCTTTTATGTCAAACAATTTACAACGACTATGGTAGAAGTGTTTGGTCCAGAATACTTGAGAGCACCCAATATTTAGGACACTCAGAGGCTTTTTGAGATGAACAAAGCCCGTGGGTTATCCAGTATGCTTGGGTCTATGGATTGCATGCACTGGAAGTGAAAGAATTGTACTACAACATGTCAGGGAcaattcaaattaggatgcaacAAGGATGCCATCATCATTCTTGAGGCCATGGCTGATAGGGAGACATGAATTTGGCATGCATATTTTAGGATGTCTGGATCTTGCAATGATATCAATGTGCTCAATCAATCACCTCTTTTTGCAAAGTTAGCCAATGAAGAAGATCCACCGGTGACCGTCCAAGCAAACGGATGCACATACAACTATATATGGGTACTACCTTTCGGATGGGATCTATATACGAAGTGGGCTACATTCGTGAAGCTAATCTCAAGCCCCCAAGGTAAGAAAGAACTTTATTTTCAGAATGCTCAAGCGGCGGCTAGAAAAGATGTGTAGAGGGCTTTTGAGATTTTGCAATCTCAATTTGCTATTGTGCGAGGACCGGCTAGATTTTGGGATCAGGGGAACCTTTGGTATAtaatgactgcttgtgtgatcatgcacaacatgatcactGAGAATGAGCGTGGACCAAATTTGAATTGCACATTCTATAACCTCATGGGAATACGTGTTTGGCCGAGTAGAAGGGAAAACTGAATCAGACGCTTCATGGAGGTGTGCCATGACATTAGAGAGTCTGATACACACAGTGATCTTTAAAAAGATATCATGGAGGAGTGGTGGACATGGCATGGGGAACAAGCCTCCTAGTTTCATCTCTATGTTTGCCGTAATGTGCAAGAATTTTGTTGTATTTGTGTTGCATTTAATGTTATGGATTTGATGAATTATGTAATAATCTAATGTTGTGGATTGATGAAATTCTTGTTAGGTTTGTTTACGAATTAATTTGGGATGATTTTGGTTTTTGGTTCAAACATATGCGGTTGTTCGCTGCTATTGGCTGATGTTGTGCTGCTATCACGCGGCTGTCGGCCTATTTCTATATCATCTGTTGGAGCGGTTGTAATGTGGCTGCCCTATTTTACATCCTCTGTTGGAGTTGGacgtttttggtgatgtaaaaaACACTTTTGGTGATATATATTTTACTCCAATCATTTTCTGATGCTGTAAAATACATTATCTATAGGAGATACTCTTAAGATGTGGAAATGCAATTCACATGGGGGAAAGCATTTATATTACTATGCAATTCTTGATTTATTTTTCAATGTTAGTTTTATAGAAGAGTGAGCTCAGGGATCCCAGTTACATTTTATGAAGTATCTATTCATTGACTATTTGACAAGAGAATATAAAGATGGCAGCATAGAGGATGGACCATTTCAAGTGCTCCGCTGATAACTCCGCTCAACACATTGCAATATTGAAGGACTTTGCAAGTATCCGGCAGCTCAACAAAATCTACAAGTGGGTTCTCCTCCAATACAAAGGTGCAAGTTGTACCCTCAGCATCCCAATTAGTTACAGTTGCAGTCACGCTGTTTTATGAAGTACTTTGAATCCAAGCTGTTTTCACAACCAACAATGAAAAACGGTCAGACAATGAAGCCATAAGAAGGACAAATAGAGGGGGAACCAGATAGCCGATGAGTTTGATTGTTCCAGTTAGAAAATGAAAGTCTAGGACAACTTTGCAATATGGTATTGGTTCCTGGACCCTCAGTTACTCAGTTAGTAAACAAGTTGAGGTGTATAAAAACATATGAGCTTAATGCACTACATAAAGAATCTGCAGAAGAAAGAGAAGGCATGGAATATCTTCTGAATGGTCTACAACTATTGTAGCAGGAAAGAATGTGATAATCGATGGACAAAAACACAACTGGTCGTCCATTGCCTTCTGTAATTCTGTTGGAGAAAGGACTTCAAGTACCTTACTTATGATTGCTGATGTAAACCATGACCGAACTTAAAAATATAGGGTATCCTTGATCCCTGGTGTCCTGAGTATACAGTCCGACAATAATCCCAAGCAGATACTTGGCATGTTCCTCCCTAAGCCAGACCCATTGCAAGGAAAGTGAAAACCTAGATTTGCTTTTTCAGATTACGGGTATGTTTAGACTTGGTTCACGATTTTGTGATGTTGCAAAGGCCGGATATAATTTTGATCCACTTGTATTAACATATTACACTTTCAGAAAAAAAATGATCTTCCTCCTCCGTACCATATTCCACATAAAGGTCAGCAACTTCCCCATCTTGGTGTGTGATCAAATATCAACCCATTTGACATAGCTCTACCGAAATAAAATTAAGAAGGTAATGATTCGTTGATACTTTGCACCCATATGATCAATTCGATGTCCTCTAGTCTCCCGGAAAAATACTTCAACGCCTCCGACGTAATCTAATAATTGCGGCCCAACACAGAATTCGCAACCAAAATAGAACAATCCGAGGGCTATCATCCAGATATTATTATCAATGTTTTTTATTATTGAGTTGCAGCTTTATATTTACTATATCATCAGTTGGAACTAAACGACTATAGCACCTCATGAGTTCTGCTTGCACATATCGTGTATATATAGGAGGGCTAATAAAACTGGAACTGGAGGTGGCATAGGACGTGGACGCAGACGTTGATGGTGCCGCTGGGTCGTCATCAGTCACTGGATGCAGCAAGCGTTGGGGTTCTCATCGTTGAATGTGGTGGGCGCGTAGTTGGGCACGTAGTAAGGCCCACCGCGTGACTGGCCGTAGTTGTAGTAGTCGTCGAGCGGCGGGTAGCCGTACCCGCCGTCCGGCTGCCGGGGTGGCGGCGCGTAGTAGGAGTAGTAGCCGCCCGGCGGGTAGTCGCTGGAGCTGCTGGCCGGCGGAGGGGAGTACGCCGGCGTGTAGTAGCTGGAGCTGGAGCTGGAGCGGCTGGACGGCGGGGGTGGAGGAGGGTAGTTTGGGGGAGACGACGGCGTGTATCTTCTGgtcggcggtggtggcggcggcgggtagTTGGGAGGAGAGGTCCGCGCGCGGGGTGCTGGAGCAGGGGGGCTGGACGGCGTCTGTTCCTCGTCTGAGCCGCCGTAGGAGACGATGGTGACGGGCTTGTACCTCATCTTGCGACTGAGCCGCAACTGCAGCAGCACCGCCATCTGGTAGGACGCCCGCTCGCCCTCCACCTCCACATTCACCAGCCCCGTCTCGTACGACGCCGACACGCTCTCCACCCCTGCAACCAACCAAAAACATGCACATGGATTATATACATCGATCGATCGATCAATGTGGACTCACCCACGAACGCACCCGTAGGTAAGGCATATATATAGGAACGTACAATCAAATTTCTTGAGGGCCTTGCGGATGTCCTTGGCGCAGCCATTGCAGTGCACGTCCATGGACAGGACTATGGGCGCCATTGTGCTCGATGGCGGCCTTGCTGTGATGTTCACGGTTCCACGTCGTAGCAGCTGTATTTCCTGGTATTTGTATGCCTTGTTTAGGAAAGGATCAGGCGGACAATGGAAATAATCTCGGTCAATTCTGATAATGCTTCCTTTTCACAGAAATAATCGCGGTTCCATTAAGATTTATGCATGCTTCCTTTTTTTCGTTCTTGGAAATGCTTATGGCCATATATTAAGATTCTTACCTTTTACAGAAATTTTAAAAATACATTCGATTAAATTTTTAAAGGTGTCTGAAGATTTTTTTTGGCAGGGGGCGTTTACCAGTTTTGCCCTGGCCCGCCTCATATTTCTCCTATAAACCTCGCTAGCCTACCCGCTATTCTAGAGGCATCCCACGAGCACTGCATTTTTGACCGCCAGATCGATTTACCATAGTGATTTTTTGGCTGCCGGCGGCTGGTTAACCGTCCACTGTTTTCCACATTCATAGCCGCT
This genomic window from Aegilops tauschii subsp. strangulata cultivar AL8/78 chromosome 4, Aet v6.0, whole genome shotgun sequence contains:
- the LOC109780809 gene encoding pollen allergen Phl p 2-like, coding for MASSRRLLAVALLAMLVAGAWCAAPVTFTVEKGSDTGPGKKKLAVLVSYDMPGDTISELEIMQQDADDWVAMTKGEGGLWTFESADPLVGPFNFRYFTKKGMKNVYDNVIPDNYTIGTTYTPQG